GTAGGAATGGCGTGCACGTCAAATTGCCAGTGGAGAAGCTAAAGATAATGCTAATTTTCAGCCTTTGGGTGGTGATTGGTATGGTTCATTGATCTACCTAGATTCATAGTTTATTTTGTGTCACCTTGATCTGCTTTTCTACATATAAAATGATAAGACTAGTAATTTTGATGAATGTCTTTGGATGTATAAAGGTACACAATTGGTAATTTTGCTGAATGTCTTTCAACGAGTGCAAGTATTAGACTGGTTACTTTGATCAATGTTTTTCAAGTATTGGTAATTAATTAATACTTCAATATTATTTGGTGTTGTTGGCCGTCAAATGTTTTCAAGCTACTGAAATCATTCTGAGAAAATCCTTTTCTTTCCCATATTGATGAAAAAAAACATAATGAAAGTTCAAAATTTATAAATTATGAAGAGTATGACCGTAAAGAATAAGTTCTTCATAACCAATCTATGATATTCACCTTAATTTCTGTTTATTATATTGTGCAGGCGTGAACGGGTGAAGCGCAAGAAAGCGCTATCAAAGAAGGAAGCTGTGGAAACTGCAGCGCCTACGAATGGAAAGCAGCAGCCCGATTTAGTGGAACTTCTAAGGGATCTACCGTCTGGATGGCAGGTATATTAATTGTCAGTCTTTGTTTCTTTCGTCTGCACAAATAGTCACATAGTTAACTTTCTTTGAGGTTTCTATTATGATAACTATAATGATGAGTTTGCAAACTTAAAACCCCCTAGTATCAACAAGAAAAGGGAACTCTTGCGTTCAATATCAACAATATGAGCTAAACTGAGCCCGGATAAGAATTCACCCATGATTAATATCTCGTGAAGTCAGGAAAAATCTTTCCTAGTTTTCTTTAATGTCACTATTCTGCCTTAAGACATCTGTTTTCCTAGCATTATTTCACACATCTGTTTGTCAGACTTCATTATGCCTTAAGACATCCAATTCCTGTGTCGGTTGTTTCATTAATCATTGTGCTTTTTGCTTTTTCTAAATGCAGGCGTATTGGGATGTATCCTCAAAagaggtttattatggaaacactAATACGTCAGAGACTACCTGGATCAGACCTACCGCCTAAGGCATGCCAATTAGCTTCCACAATTTTGGAAGCTGTCAAGAATTTCTGATTTCCAGTTGTAAAAGAcccatttttctttttgatacgTCGCCTAAAATTAGTGGAATCAATACCTGTGTCTTGTTACAGTCCGTTAGTAAATTGTATGAATATGTGTAGTCCAAGATCTTTGTATTTCTCGGGGTCTTGCCCCACCTTGATGTATACTACTAGGTTTTTTACTAATTTTTAAAGAAACTAAAATAAAGGCAATATGATTTACCTGTTCCTGGCATGGAActgttgtgtgtttttaaaaaatCAAATCGATTTAGGGTTTTAATGAACTAAATTAAAGTTGTCCTGCATTACCAACAAAGCCGGAGAGAAAGAAAATATGTTAAATGAGCAGTAGAGATTCCTATAAAGTCCAAATTTGTGCATCCCATAAAACTTAGGTGCACATTCCGACTTCTTTAATTGGCCGATAGAATATTTCAAAACCACCTACTTCTTTtatgtttttctattttttttgtttgaattttaGTTAACCTTATAGCTAGAATTAAAACAAGAAGAAATCCTATATTTTATTGATGAAAAGAAAATCACTATCTTTGcaattcttttgtttttttctttttttttttttgtgaaaataacCAGATATATAGAACAGAGAAGAAACTAATCTATAGATTCAGACTCATTTGGAATCAACTCTGGTAGAGTTGTCCTTCCGATGACTGAATCTGTGTGATTAGTTAATTCCGAAACTGATACAAAGTTTGAGTTCATATCACATTGCTTATAGGCTTTAACAGAATCGAAAGTAATAGCTCGAATTAAAAAGGAAGGTGTAACAGAGAAGCTAGTAATCGGTTGTGTTGAAGTTCTTCCTTCTTTTGCCAACAAATCTGCCACTTTGTTTGCTCTTCTATCCACACAGTGAAATCCCCCAAAAGAAACTATTTCAGCTGCCATCTTCTTTACCTCATCTAATATGGCTACAGATTGCCATTTGATTGAGGTTTGTTTGCCTTGTAGGTACTTAATAGTGTTTTGATTATCTCCTTCTATTGCCAGATTTTTCAAGTTGTTGTTGATGGCCCAAATTGTAATCTGCAGCAGTGCTACAGCTTCAGCTTCTTCTGGTGATTCTGCCCTGCAACTGCCCATCCCTGCTCCTTTGAAGGTCCCTGTCCAGTTGCGCAAAATAAATCCAAAACCAACATTAGTTGTAGCAGAAACCCAAGAAACATCACAGTTTAATTTATAAAAGTTTCTTATTGGCAGAATCCAATAAATCAGATTCTGAGTTCTTGATGATGTTTTGTGTTATGACTGGTAATTGTGTTATTGGGTGCCAATAATCATAATGTCGTTGTATGTCTTTAGCTAATTGAGATGGTGTTCTACTTTTATTCTCAAATACTCTGAGACATCGttctttccaaatgaaccaacacTTAGTTGCAGCTAAATCCATGGATATTGAGTTCAGATCTCCCTTCATCCATTCGTTATACATATCTAAGAAAGAAGTATGTGTAGAAACAGTGTTAGAAGATACTCCCTGTGCAGGCGTTGGCTGATGTGTCCAAATTTCTTTTGCATAGGCGCATTCAAAAAACAGATGAAAGGTAGATTCTTCCGTATGCTGAAAAAACACACAGTTCCTATCCCCATCTCTACTTGAACCAAGTTTCTTTTTTAGTTGGTAAAGAATCATCTAAGCATTTCCAGATGAAAAGCTTGATTCTCTGAGAAGTGTTTATGGTCCATAAtttcttccaattttttttgtCTGATTTGTGGTTGAATCATTCAAGTTTTGAAGTTTGGCATATAGAGACTTCAAAGAGAACTCTCCATTAGTAGTAAGAAGCCATCTGATTTTGTCTTTTTTCAGTGATCCCTCTTTAGTTAAGAAAAGCCTTATGTTCAAGATTTCCTTGACCACGGAATGCTTGATAATAATGCGTGTAAAAGTTTTCCTTTTTCCTTTGCCAGTGTTGGGAATGACCCCGTGTGTATATATATACACGAAAGATGTAACTATATTAATGGTGTAGCAGTAACAGTGTTTCTTCCAGAATATTTTCAACTAAAATCAATGGAGGAGTGTCATACTAGGTATCAGACACCTTTGAAACCTTAGCATGTTTAGCTTAAGTGTCTACTGAAGATGAGGAATTTTTAAACACATGATTTTGATTATGCTATTCAACCTTGGAGACTTGTACTAGCAAACAATTTTTGTTGGAATATCGACATGAAAAGTAACGCTTATCAacctttcaaaaaaaacaaaaataacatgcCAGTCTCAGCGTAAAAGACACTCAACTATTCTGATGAGAGACATCTTATGGGGTTGCGCTAAAGAAAAAGCGGAAGCATATCTAAAGAGTATGGGGGTTTGGTCTTGAGATGTCTCAGGATCACCAACCAGACACTATTGGCAAAATTGACATGGAGTTTTCAAAAAGAGAGAACATACACTTTGGAGAAGGGCTATTCATGAGAAAATGGAAAGGCAAGTGGGTGATATTTGGGTGGAAGATTCTCCAAAACCTCAAGGAAGAAGCTTGTGGAAAAGGATTCAAAAGCACATGACTACAGACTTCAACAACCAACATAGGCGATGATAGCTCATCTATATACTTCTGGTTAGACAAGTGGGCAACAGCTGGTAAACTGGCAGTCAACAAGAAGGAAAAGATTAATGAACAAATTGTCAACTCTTGCTCGAACATTTTATACAAGAAAAATCCAACATCTGTGGAACTGGTGGACATTGCTAACTTGGTGAGAGTGACTCCTCAAGTCTTATCTCACAATGAAGATTCAATAGTCTGCAACACAGCTACTTCCTTCAATGTAAAATACGCTTGTGATTGGATATAACATGTACCACCAAATACCTTttcggaaaaaaagaaaaaaaggaacaaaaaaaagataaagataaatatCATGCAAACTATCTTTTTATCTATTGCCCATTAATGGAACATCTCAATGTTGATTAAAACTATGATATAAATACCTGAAACAGAAAGATTCAGACAGGAAATTTTTTAACATGCCTACAACATGAAGATTCCCAATTCTCAAGGAATTTCGAGCCAAAAATATTACATGTACCAAATAGGGTCTAGAGTATAAGAAAtcaatcttcatcatcagaactCTCTTGCGCCATACCGCCGGTATCATGTACCATACTCAAATCCTAGAGGATATACTAGAAGTATTCACAAAGTTCAGAGTTGTAAAAGTCCAACTAGCAAAGAAACAAGAAGTAACACACAAGACATGTTCTTACCTCCATTTTATCCCAGTTCTTCATCTTTGAGTTTGACAACATATAACTATCAGGTAATGGAGCCCATCCAGGTTCATTGTCAGGCTGAAAAACACTTAAAATCACGAATAAGATATTCTATGAAATGTGCCAATTCCCGGCAAGAGAAAAACAAACATAGACACGACTGAGATGAGAGCAAAGTTTGCTCAGCATGAAAGGTTATTTGTATGTTTTGAAGTAATGAAAGACAATCAAACAACGTTAAATTTAGATTGCAggttatgaattctgaataaaACTCAATAGATGTATCTTCAAATATGCTTGTCTGTGGGTGCATCTTATGGCATATTCAGTTTTTATTGGATTTAAATAACtgggaaggaaaaagaaacatCCATTAAACCCACTTTGAATTACACCAAGTAACATTTAATTGTAATGTGTTACTCCGTCTCCCCAATCTCCCTAAGGAAAAACAAGTATTTGCGACCTATGGTTTCTATTAGTTGGTGGTATTATTTGTACAACAGGCAAGGTTGTTTTCACAACATCCATCTCATAACTCTGTAAATACAAGCTTACAAAAACTTGAACAACATGCTTGCGAGGGATGATTTAATTGTCACTCTTCCCAGCTCAATAAGTTATTCACACAAGTCACATCCTTTTTTCAATTCTTCTATTTTATTACACACTCATAAAATCTTTGagtagaaaaaacaaaaaaaataaaaaatatactcCACCTTGGAGGAAGTTTCAGCTGGTTGTGAACTTCTCTTGCGTATTTCTGATAAGAATGTCTGTCTCCTACGCTTAGCAATTGCTGTCAAGAATGGTACATTTCCCGTGTTATAAAGCATGAGCTATACTGTTTCCACAATCTCAAATATTATGATGACAAGAGCGGGAAAAACATGACTTCTCCTTCAATTAGATAACTGTGACAGTTTTTTCAAATTCCACAGAGAGGTTTTCCATCAGATAGTTAATTTTGAAAGGTTGTTCTGAAGAACCTACTTTAAATAAGTACCCGATTCTTAGCTTGTATGCAATATGAAAATTACAACGTCAACTATATCAACAAGACTAACATCTACTGTAAGCACAACAGAAATACCTTTGGCATCTTTAGCCCTTGATGGATTTAGTCCTTTCTGAGAATTTTGCGCTTTGCTGACCTGAAAACAACAGGCAACATATTCATATGAAACTACTAAGTTGGTTCACAAAATACAGACATAAGTATTTTGATTCGATAGGAGAGGAAAAACGTCGCATAAGCATAGCAAACGGACTTACCGCAGTAAATAACTTGATCAAGGAATTGATTAGTGCAAGGCAGAAAGTTAATAAATCCAATTACATTTTATAAGAATTCCTTAATTAGGATAACACAATAATACCTCCTTTAGTAGAAACACCCATAAGAAACTTTTCGTGTGAGTCTAATTATGCAGGTAGCTTTGCATGGCCCTTCTCCTGCTCCTGTTAAACTTACCAATTTTAAATTAGAATGACCAACTATAAACATATCATTTACCTTCAAGCAGAATGATAGAAAAACAACcagaaagttaacaacaaattaCCATATGTTTTTCCTTCTTGGCCTCCCCTTTGGACTTTATTTCGCTTAGCTCTTCAGCAAGTTTCATAGCAACTAGCTCCTTGTGCCCTGACAAAACAGGGCCCTGCATTGAGATTAAACCTTAGACAAGTTCTTTCACCAAGATGAAACTCCAAAAGATCAAGCTTCTTAATCCTTACCAATTCAGGGTCTGCAACTTTCTTCCCAATGATTGTGCTGAAAGCCATCTTAAACGCTTTACAACCATCAGTGAACATTGTAATTCCTGGCTCTATATTTTCTCCTTCGTCATCAGAATCCCCTTTCACCTCATCATCAACATCTGAGCCATTTTCACCTTCCTCTCCACTAGACTCCCCATCTAAAGCTGCCACTTCATTATTAACAGGTCTTCGATCTACATGTGAAGCTTTTCGCTTATGCGCAGGCTCCTCGtgctcttcctcctcctcctcgtcATCATCTGAGTTGTACTGTCTCGCCTTTTTACGAAATACTTTTTGCATTTGCTTGTCTACCCTAACTTTCTTATCAGCACTACCCCGAAACACTTTCCCCCCTCCCCTTTTCCCTTATTATTTTTGTTAACACTAGCCTTCCGCCTCGTTGAAACTTTCCTTGTGGTTACCATATCATTTTCTATAGACATGGCAAAATACTGCGAAAGCGCCTTATCTTCTTCCtaactataataaaacaattataacctACTGTTAGGATTCTACAGACATCAAAACAAGTCATAACAATCATGAAAAGACATTAACAGATttgaaaaaactagggtttctcaattatcaaaaccctaattaaaactacagattcgaaaattctaaagaaacataaaatagaagACGAATTGATGCAGTAGAGATTCTGAAACAAAAAGATAGGTACCTTGTATAAAGAAGTTCAGCAATAGTGGTGGCGTTCTGGGAAGAGTTAAATGGTTTTGAGACACTGAGAGTAAGAGGCGATGGAAGAAGGGATAAGAGTTTTGTGCTAAGAAGAAAGGTATAACCAGGATTTTTATGGATCATTGAATTATAGGGAAAAATACGTTGTTTTTTTAGCGCTGGTACGAGGTAACCAAATTACGCAAAAGGATGATGATTTAAATGATTCTACTTCTATATCATTAATGTTTATGGGTTTTTCTTGTGATCTCTAATGGACAGCTGGGTTCGGTGGAATAACTAGAAAATCACATGTTTTGCATTGGAAAGGTGAAGAACACCTATTTTTCACCTACATTTCTTGTTAACAATTACGGTAGTTATACATGGAAGAAACCACTAAAGCTCACCCGAAGCTCAGATTTTTATGGTGTATCAATAAGTCACAGTGAAGCTATAAAGTCAGGAACTGTTGTAGATACTTACATTACAAACAACATATTAAGTGGGTATTCCAAATGCTAGAAAATAAACTTAGATCGATAATTGTTCGAAGAAATTACCCAAATAAATATTGTTTCTTGGAATTCAATGATAACTGGATATGTAAATCTTGGAAAGAATAATATAAGTTGGGATCTCTTTAAAGCCCTGAAAATAGATGGGTTTAGTTATGATCAGTTTACATTTGGAAGCATTTTGAATGGAATTTCTTGGATTAATGATTTAAAGGCCGGGAAACAAGTTCACTCTATGATTATTAAGATGGGTTACGAGTGGAATGTATTCTCATCTACTGCTCTTTTAGATGTGTATTCAAAATGCAAAAGGATTCAAGATGCTTATCTAGTGTTTGAGTGCATACCTGAACCATATTTTGTCTCTTGGAACGCATTGATAACAAGATATGCACAAATAGGTGATCGTGAGACTGCATTCTTTCTATTTGATCGTATCGAGAGACATGCTATTGGACCTGGTGATGTAACATTTTCTAGCCTTCTGCCGCTGCTTGATGATCCTAAGCTCTATAAAGTAACGATCCAAATCCATGCCAAGATGATAAAATGTGGTCGATTAATTGATACTGCAGCACGCAATGCAACCATTACTTCCTACTTTGAGTGTGGGTCCATTGAAGATTCACGAAAGGTATTTGAAGATGAGGATGGTATCCGAGATTTGGTCACATGGAATTCCATGCTAGCAGCTTACGTGGTTCACGATTACAAGTCCTTTGAAGTTGAACTTTTTATTGAGATGCAAAGATATGGGATTAAACAAGACATGTACACATACAGTAGTATTCTTAGTGCTTGTTTTGGACTGAAACATCACAAGGAAGGGAAATCTTTGCATGGGTTGGCGATTAAAAGGGGTTTAGACCAGACGGTACCTTTATGTAATTCATTGATTTCTATGTATCTGAAATCCAGCAGCGCATctatggaagatgcaataaaatgCTTTGACAGCATGGAGCTCAAGGACAATGTATCTTGGAATTCAATCCTGACTGGATTCTCACAGAATGGGTTGAGTGAAGATGCTCTGAAGTTCTTTGGTGGATGCGATCCAAGCCACTTCCAGTTGACCAATTTGCCTTTTCGGCTGTCATCCGATCTTGTTCAGATTTGGCCACTTTACAACTAGGTCAGCAAATTGATGTCTTAGTACTTAAATCAGGCTTTGAGTATGATGACTTTGTATCAAGCTCACTCATATTTATGTACTCCAAGTGTGGGGTCATTGAAGATGCAAGGAAATCCTTCAATGCAACTTTAAGATGTAGCTCAATCACGTGGACAAGGTAATATCGCTCTTGATCTCTTCTTGGAGATGAATGAAAAGAATGTAAAACCATATCACATAACCTTCGTAGAAGTTCTCACTGTATGTACTCATATTGGTTTAGTGGAAAAATGTTTGAGATATCTGAACAATATGGAACCTAAATACGGTATTCCACCTAGAATGTAGCATTTTTCAAGTGGAGTTGACCTGTTGGGACGCGTTGGACatgtcagagaaggaaaaaagttAATTGAGTCTATGCCATTTGAAGCTGATGCAATGGTGTTGAAGACCCTGTTGGGTGCTTGTAGGATACATGGTAACATAGAATTGGCTACTAAGATAGCGAAACACTTGCTAATCTTGGAGCCTGATGAGCACTGCACATATGTCCTTCTCTCTAGCATGTATGGTCATCTGGGAACTTGAGAGGAAAATGCTTCTATAAAGAGGTTGATGAAGGAGAGAATAGTGAAGAAGGTTCCTGGTTGGAGTTGGATTGAAGTGAAAAACGAGGTTCATTCTTTCAATGATGAAGATCGGTCACATCCTCAACATGAAGAGGTCTACCAAAGATTGGAAGAACTAATGGAAGAAATTGGGTGGTTGTACGATGGTGAAGATGAGAAATTTTTAAGCACATGATTTTGATTATGTTGTTCAACCTTGAAGACTTGTACTAGCAAACAATTTTTGTTGGAATATCGACATGAAAAGTAACGCTTATCAAcctttcaaaaaaacaaaaataacatgtCAGTCTCAGCGTAAAAGACACTCAACTATTCTCATGAGAGACATCTTATGGGGTTGCGCTAGAGAAAAAGCGGAAGCATATCTAAAGAGTACGGGGGTTTGGTATTGAGATCTCTCAGGATCACCAACCAGGCACCGTTGGAAAAATGGACATGGAGTTTCCAAAAAGAGAGAATATACACTTTGGAGAAGGATCATTCATGAGAAAATGGAAAGGCAAGtggttcgaagcgtctcgattaccttaatctagagagtccgacttttgaagagtctgtttttgaacgtcctttgactgaggagagaatccatgttgctccgatagcgccagaaatggcaactttgaaagctttgttgaatccatctaggactactcgtccttcgtgtattaagttagctgaaacggaggcaccctatgaactgaaacctgggaccttacagatgctcccaatctttttagggaaagacaatgaaaacccttattaccatgttagggattttgaggaaatttgtagtactctaagaattagaggcttagatgatgatgctttgaaacttaggttattcccattttccctgaaagataaggccaagtcgtggctatatagtttggactccgagtcaactGAGacatacttgttgcaatagtttagaatcaaattgaacgaaaaaaattgcatgaatataaatattggattaaatcactttgaatttggaaaatagtggaatcttagcttcagtgttcttttaatattgatatcaactttgattgagtttgctataatttttattgagttttctattttaatattagaatttaagtctaattaataccctttacaagtctgagaatcgaaccacttttaccactatcaacAAATCACATCATGCATCTTATGGCATATTCAGTTTTTATTGGATTTAAAATTAAAtggaaaggaaaaagaaacatcCATTAAACCCACTTTGAATTACACCAAGAAACATTTAATTGTAATGTCCTACCCCGTCTCCCTAATCTCCCTAAGGAAAAACAAGTATTTGCGACCTATGGTTTCTATTAGTTGGTGGTATCATTTATACAACAGGCAAGGTTGTTTTCACAGCATCCATCTCATAACTCTGTAAATACAAGCTTACAAAAACTTGAACATCATGCTGGCGAGGGAAGATTTTAATTGTAACTCTGCCCAGCTCAATAAGTTATTCACACAAGTCACCTTATtttttcagttcttctattttatTACACACTGATAAAATCTTTGAGTAGaaaaaagtaatcaaaacaaaaatatacaCCACCTTGGAGGAAGTTTCAGCTGGTTGTGAACTTCTCTTGCGTATTTCTGATAAGAATGTCTGTCTCCTACGCTTAATAATTGCTGTCAAGAATGGTACATTTCCCGTGTTATAAAGCATGAACTATACTGTTTCAACAATCTCAAACATTATGATGACAAGAGCGGGAAAAACATGACTTCTCCTTCAATTAGATAACTGTGACAGTTTTTTCAAATTCCATAGGGAGGTTTTCCATCAGATAGTTAATTCTGAAAGGATGTTCTGAAGAACCTACTTTAAATAAGTACCCGATTCTTAGCTTGTATGCAATATGAAAATTACAACGTCAACTATATCAACAACACTAACATCGACTGTAAGCACAACTGAAATACTTTTGGCATCTTTATCCCTTGATGGATTTAGTCTTTTCTGAGCATTTTGCGCTTTGCTGACCTGAAAACTACAGGCAACAAATTCATATGCAACTACTAAGTTGGTTCACAAAATACATACATAAGTATTTTGATTCGAGGGGAGAGGAAAAACGTCGCATAAGCATAGGAAACGGACTTACCGCAATAAATAACTTGATCACTGAAATTTGATGCCGCACACGAGAAATAGGAATTGATTAGTGCAAGGCAGAAAGTTAATAAAGGAAATTACATTTTATAAGAATTTCTTAATTAGGATAACACAACAATACCTCCTTTTGTAGCAACACTCATAAGAAACTTTTCGTGTGAGTCTAAATATGCAGGCAACTTTGCATGGCCCTTCTCCCGCTCCTGTTAAACTTACCAATTTTAAATTAGAATGACCAACTATAAACATGTCATTTACCTTCAAGCAGAATGATAGAAAAACAACcagaaagttaacaacaaattaCCATATGTTTGTCGTTCTTGGCCTCCCCTTTGGCCTTTCTTTCGCTTAGCTCTTCAACAAGTTTCATAGAAAATAGCTCCTTGTGCCCTGATAAAATAGGACCCTGCATTGAGATTAAACCTTAGAAAAGTTCTTTCACCAAGATGAAACTCCAAAATATCAAGCTTCTTAATCCTTACCACATTAGGGTCTGCAACTTTCTTCCCAATGATTGTGCTGAAAGCCATCTTAAACGCTTTACAACCATCAGTGAACATTGTAATTCCTGGCTCTATATTTTCGCCTTCGTCATCATAATTTCCTTTCACCTCATCATCAGCATCTGAACCATTTTCACCTTCCTCTCCACTAGACTCCCCATCTGAAGCCGCCACTTTATTATTAACAGGTCTTCGATCTACATGTGAAGCTTTTCGCTTATGCGCAGGCTCCTCGTGCTCTTCCCCCCCTCCTCGTCATCATCTGAGTTGTACTGTCTCGCCCTTTTACTAAATAGTTTTTGCATTTGCTTGTCTACCCTAACTTTCTTATCAGCACTACCCCGAAACACTTTCCCCCATCCCCTTT
The nucleotide sequence above comes from Papaver somniferum cultivar HN1 chromosome 8, ASM357369v1, whole genome shotgun sequence. Encoded proteins:
- the LOC113305490 gene encoding putative pentatricopeptide repeat-containing protein At3g25970, which produces MITGYVNLGKNNISWDLFKALKIDGFSYDQFTFGSILNGISWINDLKAGKQVHSMIIKMGYEWNVFSSTALLDVYSKCKRIQDAYLVFECIPEPYFVSWNALITRYAQIGDRETAFFLFDRIERHAIGPGDVTFSSLLPLLDDPKLYKVTIQIHAKMIKCGRLIDTAARNATITSYFECGSIEDSRKVFEDEDGIRDLVTWNSMLAAYVVHDYKSFEVELFIEMQRYGIKQDMYTYSSILSACFGLKHHKEGKSLHGLAIKRGLDQTVPLCNSLISMYLKSSSASMEDAIKCFDSMELKDNVSWNSILTGFSQNGLSEDALKFFGGCDPSHFQLTNLPFRLSSDLVQIWPLYN
- the LOC113305489 gene encoding uncharacterized protein LOC113305489, with product MVTIISMSPFSFLTCRKFARSKKKTVAVATTLRSNKKVPSLVDKWKAAKEELHEDDEDEPESAYEMLEKKKQRETEEWRARQIASGEAKDNANFQPLGGDWRERVKRKKALSKKEAVETAAPTNGKQQPDLVELLRDLPSGWQAYWDVSSKEVYYGNTNTSETTWIRPTA
- the LOC113305492 gene encoding uncharacterized protein LOC113305492 gives rise to the protein MVTTRKVPRRRKARVNKNNKGKRGWGKVFRGSADKKVRVDKQMQKLFNRRPVNNKVAASDGESSGEEGENGSDADDEVKGNYDDEGENIEPGITMFTDGCKAFKMAFSTIIGKKVADPNVGPILSGHKELFSMKLVEELSERKAKGEAKNDKHMEREKGHAKLPAYLDSHEKFLMSVATKGVIKLFIAVSKAQNAQKRLNPSRDKDAKSISVVLTVDVSVVDIVDVFMLYNTGNVPFLTAIIKRRRQTFLSEIRKRSSQPAETSSKVVVTIKIFPRQHDVQVFVSLYLQSYEMDAVKTTLPVV